A section of the Dehalobacter sp. DCM genome encodes:
- a CDS encoding molybdopterin-dependent oxidoreductase, with amino-acid sequence MTKPNSKDITIRFKHSGLCGNGSGTNTQQVEICDGKIVRTRPLYYFDKYTEKDVNKWRLEVRGKVFEPKEKTLNAPYSYAYKKRVTSPNRIKFPLKRVDWHPEGERNPQNRGISKYVRISWDEATELIAKELKRVYAKYGATTVLAQCDGHGESKVVHAPHGCQTHLLNLLGGFTVQARQPDSWEGWYWGAKHIWGGDGTTLGQGRQQNLWIDIARHAKNLLFWGCDQETTPWGWGGQTASRLTYWYADLGIKQIYISPDLNYAAAVHADRWIPVKPNTDSALQLAIAYIWITEDTFEKDYVTSHVHGFDEFKKVVLGEDDGIPKTPAWAAEICGVPSRNIKALARRWAKETTSIVHGNGGSFIRSAFSHEPGRLEVCLLGMQGLGQPGKGQLKMLEWGFFGIDVANPGPASVISPSAGAAYSGAMLEPNGQFIPKTLVPKAILTNETLSWYGRVVASMPREDQFDRYQFPIEGGSRIHMIWSDSPCWTTCWNGGNSFIEALRSTEIECVVVQHPWMENDCLMADIILPTNTRYETEDIAADTQCGQYEMLVYEGQCVEPVGESKSDYEAVCEVAKKLGLYEQYTQGMSIEDKIILGFMNSGVETMISYDDWKDNQYFVVPIREGWEDRAPGYSEFANDPVNYPLPTPTGKLEFFSVGLAEHFPDDEERKPVPRWISHNERHQERTYLERGKKYPFLLVSNHPRWRIHANMDDITWLREIPTCKVKGPDGYLYEPVWINPVDAEKMDIHNGDVVKLYNERGGVLGGAYITERIMPGVVYQDHGARLDPIVQGELDRGGANNLICPTEVTSGNCVGEVTSGFLVGVEKVDLDALKAQYPDAFSRDYDPAYGLVFDSWIEGGNK; translated from the coding sequence ATGACTAAGCCTAATTCCAAAGACATCACCATCAGATTCAAGCATTCCGGATTATGCGGTAATGGCAGCGGGACGAATACCCAGCAGGTCGAAATCTGCGATGGGAAAATAGTACGAACCCGCCCCCTCTATTACTTCGATAAATACACGGAGAAAGATGTAAATAAGTGGCGACTGGAAGTCCGAGGCAAAGTATTTGAACCGAAAGAAAAGACACTAAATGCACCCTATAGTTACGCCTATAAGAAGAGGGTCACATCCCCCAACCGGATTAAATTCCCACTGAAACGGGTGGACTGGCATCCGGAGGGTGAACGAAATCCCCAAAACCGCGGCATCAGCAAATATGTCCGGATTTCCTGGGACGAAGCAACGGAGCTCATTGCCAAAGAATTAAAACGTGTGTATGCAAAATATGGAGCAACCACTGTTCTGGCGCAATGCGACGGCCATGGTGAGAGTAAAGTCGTTCATGCACCCCACGGTTGCCAAACCCATTTGCTCAATCTTCTGGGCGGATTTACCGTTCAGGCCCGTCAGCCGGACAGCTGGGAAGGCTGGTACTGGGGAGCCAAACATATCTGGGGCGGAGACGGCACGACTTTGGGTCAAGGCCGCCAGCAAAACCTCTGGATAGACATCGCCCGACATGCGAAGAATCTGCTCTTCTGGGGCTGCGATCAGGAAACCACACCCTGGGGTTGGGGAGGTCAGACAGCCAGTCGTTTGACCTATTGGTACGCTGACCTGGGTATTAAACAAATCTATATTTCACCGGACTTGAACTATGCTGCCGCTGTCCATGCTGATCGCTGGATTCCGGTTAAACCCAATACCGACTCGGCATTACAATTGGCAATCGCTTATATTTGGATTACTGAAGACACCTTTGAAAAGGATTATGTAACCAGCCATGTCCACGGCTTTGATGAGTTCAAGAAAGTGGTTCTGGGTGAGGATGACGGTATCCCTAAGACACCGGCTTGGGCTGCGGAAATCTGCGGTGTACCTTCACGCAATATTAAAGCACTGGCTCGCCGTTGGGCTAAGGAAACCACATCCATTGTCCATGGGAACGGCGGCTCCTTTATCCGCTCTGCTTTCTCACATGAACCCGGGCGCCTGGAAGTATGCTTACTTGGCATGCAAGGTCTTGGCCAGCCTGGAAAGGGCCAGCTTAAAATGCTGGAGTGGGGCTTCTTCGGCATCGATGTGGCTAACCCCGGTCCCGCTTCTGTCATATCGCCTTCTGCGGGTGCAGCCTATAGCGGTGCCATGCTGGAACCTAACGGGCAGTTCATCCCCAAGACTCTTGTCCCCAAAGCGATTTTAACTAACGAAACATTAAGCTGGTATGGCCGGGTCGTGGCATCCATGCCCCGGGAAGATCAATTTGACCGCTATCAGTTCCCCATCGAGGGCGGTTCGCGGATCCATATGATCTGGAGTGACTCCCCCTGCTGGACAACCTGCTGGAATGGCGGAAACTCATTTATCGAAGCCTTACGGAGCACGGAGATCGAATGCGTTGTGGTCCAGCATCCTTGGATGGAAAATGACTGTTTAATGGCGGATATTATTCTGCCTACCAATACCCGCTATGAAACAGAAGATATTGCGGCGGATACCCAGTGCGGGCAATATGAAATGCTGGTTTATGAAGGACAATGCGTCGAGCCCGTCGGTGAATCCAAGAGCGACTATGAAGCCGTCTGCGAAGTGGCCAAGAAACTTGGCTTGTATGAACAATATACCCAGGGAATGTCCATTGAAGATAAAATTATTCTCGGCTTTATGAACTCCGGGGTGGAAACCATGATCAGCTATGATGATTGGAAAGACAACCAATATTTCGTTGTTCCGATCCGTGAGGGATGGGAAGATCGGGCTCCCGGCTACAGTGAATTTGCCAATGACCCGGTCAACTATCCCTTACCGACACCCACCGGTAAATTGGAATTCTTCAGTGTGGGATTAGCCGAACACTTCCCGGACGATGAAGAACGCAAGCCTGTTCCCCGCTGGATTTCCCACAATGAACGCCATCAGGAACGGACCTATCTGGAACGCGGTAAAAAGTATCCGTTCCTGCTTGTCTCGAACCATCCCCGTTGGCGCATTCACGCCAACATGGACGATATTACCTGGCTGCGTGAAATTCCCACCTGTAAAGTCAAAGGTCCTGACGGTTATCTCTATGAGCCCGTGTGGATTAATCCGGTTGATGCAGAAAAGATGGATATCCATAACGGTGATGTGGTCAAACTCTACAATGAACGGGGCGGTGTCCTCGGCGGCGCCTATATCACCGAACGGATCATGCCCGGCGTTGTTTATCAGGACCACGGTGCGCGACTTGATCCCATCGTGCAGGGAGAACTTGACCGCGGCGGTGCCAATAACCTGATCTGTCCGACAGAAGTCACATCAGGCAATTGCGTAGGCGAAGTCACCAGCGGCTTCCTGGTCGGCGTAGAAAAAGTAGACCTGGATGCGCTGAAAGCACAGTACCCGGATGCGTTCTCCCGCGACTATGATCCGGCTTACGGTCTTGTCTTTGACAGCTGGATCGAAGGAGGTAATAAATAA
- a CDS encoding sigma-54 interaction domain-containing protein → MVNFDDRPIIDYETTPENLNQIVLAKKRFIENDEDPRNNAYIAPEVAESWIRSRAYGIDPHHEKEHKTPEPKEIRALLQANKLLLQTAIPFIRKFIPLLTISNYLMLLTDSTGVVLFIIGDRNEVNSVKNENYGIGTSSCREEITGTTATSLSILHKRPVQLVGPSNYLMERVNNIASSAPIVNSNNDVIGTLGIIQSFGAWSQPDSTRAHSLGWVSSMAKAIASQLELKQKNEQLETAYQTLEATLSVIEEGFITLDDHGMISNINKEACRIFGINQGDDFRHHYTKYFGYDPNIENVIRTSSPVHDVEVSMSNDFMEKRYIMSIEPISNYEKTRFNGAVIRLTRSSRIDRLVGHRGGTKASYTFTDIKGNSEPLLRSLNMAKQIAKTNANILLMGESGTGKELFAQAIHNSFCPDGPFIAVNCASMPRTLIESELFGYEGGTFTGAEKKGRPGKFELANGGTIFLDEIGDMPIEIQPVLLRVLEEKQVMRLGGSKYIPVNVRIIAATNKNLYNMIQTSQFREDLYFRLAVFKVTIPPLRERNADVLVLANYFVETTCQKIGMTPPVLSKETLHVLIDYTWPGNARQLENAMVFAVHMCNGETITPKDLPDEITARDDNPLVTRKALASLAELEKDAIEMTMNSTNNDTSKAAKILGIGRTTLYRKLKEYEIDIP, encoded by the coding sequence ATGGTAAACTTTGATGACCGTCCAATCATTGATTACGAGACCACCCCGGAAAATCTGAACCAGATTGTTCTGGCTAAAAAGCGCTTCATAGAAAATGATGAGGATCCAAGAAATAATGCGTATATTGCCCCGGAAGTCGCCGAATCGTGGATCCGTTCCCGGGCATACGGAATCGATCCGCATCATGAGAAAGAGCACAAAACACCTGAGCCAAAGGAAATCCGTGCGTTACTTCAAGCCAATAAGCTGCTCCTGCAAACAGCTATTCCCTTCATTCGAAAATTCATACCCTTGTTGACTATTTCCAATTATCTGATGTTACTCACGGACAGTACCGGTGTGGTTCTATTTATCATTGGGGATCGTAACGAAGTCAACTCCGTTAAGAATGAGAACTATGGTATCGGTACTTCCTCTTGCCGCGAAGAGATTACCGGGACGACGGCGACGTCGTTGAGTATTTTGCATAAACGCCCCGTTCAACTGGTAGGTCCGAGTAATTATCTGATGGAACGGGTAAACAACATTGCGTCTTCTGCCCCCATTGTCAACAGCAACAACGATGTCATTGGTACTTTGGGTATCATCCAGTCTTTCGGTGCCTGGAGCCAACCGGACAGTACCCGGGCTCATTCCTTGGGCTGGGTTTCATCCATGGCCAAGGCAATCGCGAGCCAACTGGAACTCAAACAGAAAAATGAACAGCTGGAAACAGCTTACCAAACGCTGGAAGCCACCTTGTCTGTTATTGAGGAAGGATTCATTACCCTGGACGATCATGGCATGATCTCCAATATCAATAAAGAAGCCTGCCGCATATTCGGTATTAACCAAGGCGATGATTTCCGCCATCACTATACCAAGTATTTTGGCTATGATCCGAATATCGAAAATGTTATCCGGACGAGCTCTCCTGTTCACGATGTTGAGGTTTCCATGAGCAATGACTTTATGGAAAAAAGATATATCATGTCCATCGAACCCATATCCAATTATGAAAAGACCCGCTTTAACGGCGCGGTGATTCGCCTGACCCGATCTTCCCGGATTGACCGGTTAGTCGGTCATCGGGGCGGAACAAAAGCCAGTTATACGTTCACGGATATCAAAGGCAACAGCGAACCTCTATTACGGTCACTGAATATGGCCAAACAAATAGCTAAAACAAATGCCAATATCCTCCTGATGGGAGAGAGCGGTACGGGTAAGGAATTATTCGCTCAGGCTATTCATAATAGTTTCTGCCCGGATGGCCCTTTCATTGCCGTCAACTGCGCCTCAATGCCCCGAACGCTGATCGAAAGCGAATTATTTGGTTATGAAGGCGGTACCTTTACCGGCGCTGAAAAAAAAGGACGTCCGGGAAAATTTGAGCTGGCCAATGGCGGTACGATTTTCCTTGATGAAATCGGTGATATGCCCATCGAAATTCAGCCTGTTCTCTTGAGGGTATTGGAAGAAAAGCAAGTGATGCGGCTCGGGGGCTCAAAATACATCCCCGTGAATGTTCGAATCATTGCCGCAACCAACAAGAACTTATATAACATGATCCAAACGAGCCAGTTCCGGGAAGATCTTTATTTCCGCCTGGCCGTATTCAAGGTCACTATACCGCCATTAAGGGAACGCAACGCGGATGTTTTGGTATTAGCCAATTATTTCGTGGAAACGACCTGCCAGAAAATCGGAATGACACCGCCGGTACTCAGTAAAGAAACACTTCATGTCCTTATTGATTACACGTGGCCCGGGAACGCCAGACAATTGGAGAACGCGATGGTGTTTGCTGTCCATATGTGTAACGGAGAGACGATCACACCCAAAGATTTGCCGGACGAAATAACTGCCCGGGATGACAATCCGCTTGTTACCAGGAAAGCCCTGGCTTCGCTGGCGGAATTGGAAAAGGATGCCATCGAAATGACCATGAACAGCACTAACAATGATACTTCCAAGGCAGCCAAGATTCTCGGCATTGGGCGGACAACGCTTTATCGGAAATTAAAAGAATACGAGATCGATATTCCTTAA
- a CDS encoding 4Fe-4S dicluster domain-containing protein, giving the protein MKVFIFDVAKCNGCYNCQIVCKDEHVENDWTPIAKPQPEIGHFWMKVNEKTLGSVPKVRVSYTPTPCMHCDDAPCITAGSGAVYKRPDGMVIIDPEKAQGNSSLVNSCPYGAIYWNEELKLAQKCTGCAHLLDEGQIPRCVEACCTDALLFGEEEDFADLISQAEVLLPESGSKPRVYYLNLPKNFVSGEVWDAQIDEDLEDVTITLIDKASGEIRVTKTDDFGDFWFNKLPDGVYSISMEKGGYLSYQIDEVHVNKSINIGDIQLKKA; this is encoded by the coding sequence ATGAAGGTATTTATATTTGATGTTGCCAAATGCAACGGCTGCTATAACTGTCAGATCGTCTGCAAAGATGAGCACGTCGAAAATGATTGGACACCGATTGCCAAACCCCAGCCGGAAATTGGCCACTTTTGGATGAAAGTCAATGAAAAGACCCTCGGCAGTGTTCCGAAGGTCAGAGTCAGCTACACGCCGACACCCTGTATGCATTGTGATGACGCACCGTGTATCACGGCGGGCAGCGGTGCCGTCTATAAACGCCCCGACGGCATGGTGATCATCGATCCGGAAAAGGCCCAAGGAAATTCGTCTTTGGTAAATTCTTGCCCCTACGGCGCGATTTACTGGAATGAAGAACTTAAGCTGGCTCAGAAATGCACCGGCTGCGCTCACCTCTTGGATGAAGGCCAAATTCCCCGCTGTGTGGAGGCGTGCTGCACGGATGCGTTGCTCTTCGGGGAAGAAGAAGATTTTGCGGATCTGATCAGCCAGGCAGAAGTTCTGCTTCCGGAGTCCGGATCCAAACCCCGTGTCTACTATTTAAACCTGCCAAAGAATTTTGTATCGGGGGAGGTCTGGGACGCACAAATTGATGAGGATCTGGAAGACGTCACAATCACCCTGATTGACAAAGCATCAGGGGAAATACGCGTAACCAAAACGGATGATTTTGGCGATTTTTGGTTTAATAAATTACCGGATGGTGTATATTCTATTAGCATGGAAAAGGGAGGATATCTATCCTACCAGATCGACGAAGTACACGTCAATAAGAGCATCAATATCGGTGATATCCAATTGAAAAAGGCGTGA